In the genome of Persephonella sp. KM09-Lau-8, one region contains:
- the folP gene encoding dihydropteroate synthase, with amino-acid sequence MNSIPHIIPENQTIYKILIPDPFQEPIIVKDEDEFKDLITKLKKEGKNEIARQLTEKWVNLHKETFKINHKGKFLNLGHKTAIMGILNITPDSFSDGGVFYKNIDKAVEHVSQMLENGADIIDIGGESTRPGATPVPVEEEMERVIPVIKALRKELGDNFLISIDTYKAEVAKAAINEGADIVNDISGMTFDPKMAETVAQLDCPVVINHTRGRPTEMQKDVYYDDVVLEIIEFLENQINYGISKGIRKDRFIIDPGIGFGKLVEHNIEIIKRLSEFKVLGLPILIGISRKSFIGIILKNLMGKEEVPPKDRINGSLGATAYAVLNGAHIVRTHDIKETAEFLTIIDTIRGYRLV; translated from the coding sequence ATGAACTCAATTCCCCATATAATTCCTGAAAATCAAACTATTTACAAAATTCTTATACCCGACCCATTTCAAGAACCAATTATTGTCAAAGATGAGGATGAATTCAAAGATTTAATCACAAAATTAAAAAAAGAAGGAAAAAATGAGATAGCCCGCCAGCTTACAGAAAAATGGGTAAACCTTCACAAAGAAACTTTCAAAATTAACCACAAAGGAAAATTTTTAAATCTTGGACATAAAACTGCAATCATGGGAATTTTAAATATAACCCCAGATTCATTTTCAGATGGGGGAGTTTTTTACAAAAATATAGATAAAGCCGTCGAGCATGTATCCCAGATGCTTGAAAATGGAGCTGATATCATAGATATCGGAGGAGAATCCACAAGACCAGGAGCAACCCCTGTTCCTGTTGAGGAAGAAATGGAAAGGGTTATTCCAGTAATCAAAGCTTTAAGAAAAGAATTAGGAGATAACTTTTTAATCTCAATAGATACCTATAAAGCAGAGGTTGCCAAAGCAGCAATTAATGAAGGGGCAGACATTGTAAATGATATCAGCGGTATGACATTTGACCCAAAAATGGCAGAAACGGTGGCACAGCTGGACTGTCCCGTGGTAATAAACCATACCCGTGGAAGACCAACAGAAATGCAGAAAGATGTATATTATGACGATGTTGTCCTTGAAATAATAGAGTTTCTTGAAAATCAGATAAATTATGGAATATCAAAAGGTATAAGAAAAGACAGATTTATAATAGACCCGGGAATAGGTTTTGGAAAGTTAGTAGAACACAATATTGAAATCATAAAAAGATTATCAGAGTTCAAGGTTTTAGGGCTACCTATCCTGATAGGCATATCAAGAAAATCATTTATAGGCATAATCCTCAAAAATCTTATGGGGAAAGAAGAAGTTCCGCCGAAAGATAGAATAAACGGTTCTTTAGGGGCTACAGCTTACGCTGTTTTAAATGGAGCCCATATAGTTAGAACCCATGATATAAAGGAAACAGCAGAATTTTTAACAATTATAGATACAATTAGAGGTTACAGGCTTGTTTGA
- the cdaA gene encoding diadenylate cyclase CdaA — protein sequence MFDSLQWLIGLIKSIRINDIIDILIVATIIYYLLKFIIGTRGWQILIGLFILLSIWLVAKILHLPTIEWIFDNLWSIGIFILIVVFQPEIRRGLAKLGERGLFRYSLLSKKKAIDEIIRAATFLAERKIGALIVFERNIDLENYTEGCVKLNAEISLELLISIFIPQTPLHDGAVIIRDQEVLSARCFLPLTINPNIPQNIGTRHRAGIGISEETDAVALIVSEERGEISLAIDGKLFRDLDPLTLRKKLIEVLEIEKPDLVGKLKNKLSGKKKWKK from the coding sequence TTGTTTGATAGTCTTCAATGGCTTATTGGCTTAATCAAATCAATACGGATAAATGACATAATAGATATCCTTATTGTTGCCACAATAATTTATTACCTTCTAAAGTTTATCATAGGCACAAGAGGCTGGCAGATACTTATAGGCCTTTTTATTCTTCTGTCTATATGGCTGGTTGCAAAAATACTTCATCTCCCAACAATTGAATGGATTTTTGATAACCTGTGGAGTATCGGAATATTTATTCTTATAGTTGTTTTTCAGCCAGAAATCAGAAGAGGACTTGCAAAATTAGGAGAAAGGGGACTTTTCAGATATTCTCTCCTTTCCAAGAAAAAAGCCATTGATGAAATTATAAGGGCAGCAACATTCCTTGCAGAAAGGAAAATCGGAGCATTAATAGTTTTTGAGAGAAATATTGACCTTGAAAATTATACAGAAGGCTGCGTTAAGCTAAATGCAGAGATTTCTCTTGAGCTACTTATTTCTATCTTTATCCCCCAGACACCTCTTCATGATGGTGCAGTAATCATAAGAGACCAGGAAGTCCTTTCTGCCAGATGTTTTTTACCACTTACTATAAACCCAAATATTCCCCAGAATATTGGGACAAGACACAGGGCAGGAATAGGAATATCCGAAGAAACAGATGCAGTTGCCCTGATTGTGTCAGAAGAAAGAGGGGAAATATCCCTTGCTATTGATGGAAAACTTTTTAGAGATTTAGACCCTCTTACCCTGAGAAAAAAACTTATAGAAGTTCTTGAGATAGAAAAACCTGATTTGGTAGGAAAACTGAAGAATAAATTATCCGGGAAAAAGAAATGGAAAAAATAA
- a CDS encoding CdaR family protein — MEKIKEIVLNNIHLKILSLLVAFLLWLNITSTQKTQIEFMTEVKIKNPPKNLIIQKIEPSKVSIKIEGIRSKLNRVNISNIEVYIDGKKLKKGKNLVKVYVSPRFTESFTVISVRPEKVYVYTISK, encoded by the coding sequence ATGGAAAAAATAAAGGAAATAGTCTTAAACAATATACATTTAAAAATCTTATCCTTACTTGTTGCTTTCCTGCTCTGGCTGAATATAACCAGCACCCAAAAAACACAGATTGAGTTTATGACAGAAGTAAAAATAAAAAACCCACCAAAAAACCTGATTATACAGAAAATAGAACCTTCAAAAGTTTCTATAAAAATAGAAGGTATCCGTTCCAAGCTAAACAGAGTTAATATCTCTAATATAGAAGTCTATATAGATGGCAAAAAACTAAAAAAAGGAAAAAATCTTGTTAAAGTTTATGTGTCTCCCAGATTTACAGAAAGCTTTACAGTCATCTCTGTTAGACCTGAGAAAGTATATGTCTATACCATATCAAAATGA
- the thrS gene encoding threonine--tRNA ligase — MLKLNINRFGEYEFEDGITIKEIIQALEGEGKKIKGAIGGVLNGKIIDVHTPIRESGELRFITKKDPESLELLRHSLAHIMAQALKELYGDENVHLGIGPTTEHGFYYDVEVEGKRLTEEDLPVIEEKMREIIQRNCPVERKEIPRDEAIELFEKKKEIYKIDIIKHQIPEGEPISVYTQCDFIDLCRGPHIPSTGEAGAFKLVSLAGAYWRGKEGNPMLQRIYGVAFWTEKELKKYLNMLEEAKKRDHRKLGKELELFMITDEVGGGLALWLPKGAIIRNEIENAWKQEHIKRGYQLVYTPHVGKEQLWKTSGHVDFYRENMFPEMQIEEEGYFVKPMNCPFHVEIYKSKQRSYKELPLRFAELGTVYRYERSGVLHGLMRVRGFTQDDAHIICREDQVEEEIKGVLELILDTLRSYGFDEFQVFLSTRPEKSVGDDRMWEVATDSLRKAIESVGLTYEIDEGGGAFYGPKIDVKIKDAIGRMWQCSTVQFDFNLPERFDMYYIGEDNQRHRPYMIHRAIFGSIERFIGVLLEHYAGQLPLWLSPVQARIIPIADAHIPYAKEVENQLKEAGLRVEVDERNERMNKKIRDAELQKIPYMLVVGDKEAESETVAVRTKKKGNIGTMPVEEFIQKAKKLIEEKSLEL; from the coding sequence ATGTTAAAGTTAAACATAAATAGATTTGGGGAGTATGAGTTTGAAGATGGTATTACTATAAAAGAGATAATACAGGCATTAGAAGGGGAAGGTAAAAAGATAAAAGGAGCGATAGGCGGCGTTTTAAACGGAAAAATTATAGATGTTCACACTCCTATAAGAGAAAGTGGAGAGCTTAGATTTATAACCAAAAAAGACCCAGAAAGTCTTGAGCTTCTCAGACACTCTCTTGCTCACATAATGGCTCAGGCTCTAAAAGAGCTTTATGGAGATGAAAATGTCCATCTTGGTATTGGTCCAACAACGGAACACGGGTTTTATTACGATGTAGAAGTGGAAGGAAAAAGGCTTACAGAGGAAGACCTTCCTGTTATTGAAGAAAAAATGAGAGAAATAATCCAGAGAAACTGTCCTGTTGAAAGAAAAGAGATACCAAGGGATGAAGCTATTGAGCTTTTTGAAAAGAAAAAAGAGATATACAAAATAGACATAATCAAACACCAGATACCTGAAGGAGAACCAATATCTGTATATACCCAGTGTGATTTTATAGACCTTTGTAGAGGTCCTCACATACCATCAACAGGAGAAGCAGGAGCATTTAAACTTGTGTCCCTTGCAGGTGCTTACTGGAGAGGAAAAGAAGGAAACCCAATGCTCCAGAGGATTTATGGGGTTGCATTCTGGACAGAGAAGGAACTGAAAAAATACCTGAATATGCTTGAAGAAGCCAAGAAAAGAGACCACAGAAAACTTGGAAAAGAGCTTGAGCTGTTTATGATAACAGATGAAGTTGGTGGTGGCCTTGCCCTCTGGCTTCCCAAAGGGGCAATAATCAGAAACGAGATAGAAAATGCATGGAAACAGGAGCATATAAAAAGAGGTTACCAGCTTGTTTATACACCGCATGTAGGAAAAGAGCAGCTATGGAAAACAAGTGGACATGTTGATTTTTATAGAGAAAATATGTTCCCTGAGATGCAGATTGAAGAAGAGGGGTATTTTGTTAAACCTATGAACTGCCCATTCCACGTTGAGATATACAAATCTAAACAACGTTCATACAAAGAACTACCCCTTAGATTTGCAGAACTTGGAACAGTTTACAGATACGAAAGAAGCGGTGTTTTACATGGGCTTATGAGGGTTAGAGGCTTTACACAGGACGATGCCCATATTATATGCAGAGAAGACCAGGTTGAAGAGGAAATTAAAGGTGTCCTTGAACTAATACTTGATACCCTCAGAAGCTATGGTTTTGATGAGTTTCAGGTTTTCCTCTCAACAAGGCCTGAAAAATCTGTTGGTGATGATAGAATGTGGGAGGTTGCAACAGACTCATTAAGAAAAGCCATAGAAAGCGTAGGACTTACATATGAAATAGATGAAGGAGGCGGAGCATTCTACGGTCCTAAAATTGATGTAAAAATAAAAGATGCCATCGGTAGAATGTGGCAGTGTTCAACTGTTCAGTTTGATTTTAACCTGCCTGAAAGATTTGATATGTATTACATAGGAGAAGATAACCAGAGACACAGACCATATATGATACACAGAGCTATATTTGGTTCAATAGAAAGGTTTATCGGTGTTCTCCTTGAGCATTACGCAGGACAGCTACCACTGTGGCTTTCTCCTGTTCAAGCAAGAATAATTCCTATCGCTGATGCTCATATCCCTTATGCAAAAGAGGTTGAAAACCAGCTTAAAGAAGCTGGTCTCAGGGTTGAAGTTGATGAGAGAAATGAAAGAATGAACAAAAAAATAAGAGATGCCGAGCTTCAAAAAATTCCTTATATGCTTGTGGTAGGGGATAAAGAAGCAGAGAGTGAAACTGTTGCCGTGAGAACAAAGAAGAAAGGAAATATTGGAACAATGCCTGTTGAAGAATTTATTCAAAAAGCTAAAAAATTAATAGAAGAAAAATCCCTTGAACTTTAA
- a CDS encoding response regulator transcription factor has product MSLVYVVEDDEDINELLVFNLRKEGFDVKSFLSSIPALKSLEKEKPDIILLDIMLPDMDGLEFCKKLKSDERFSEIPIIMLTAKSTEIDKIVGLELGADDYITKPFSLREVVARIRAILRRTGCKDKEKRSYIKVKGIEIFPEKFEVKIEGKEIPLTSKEFRLLMLLINNKGKVLSREQILSQIWKDELDVYDRTIDVHIKKLRDKLSPYSDIIETVRGVGYRLKED; this is encoded by the coding sequence ATGAGTCTTGTCTATGTAGTAGAAGACGACGAAGATATCAATGAACTTCTTGTTTTTAATCTCAGAAAAGAAGGATTTGATGTAAAATCCTTTCTCAGTAGCATTCCAGCCCTTAAATCCCTTGAAAAAGAGAAACCTGATATTATCTTACTGGATATTATGCTTCCAGATATGGATGGCCTTGAGTTCTGTAAAAAGCTAAAAAGTGATGAAAGGTTTTCAGAAATCCCAATTATTATGCTAACTGCAAAAAGCACAGAAATAGATAAAATTGTAGGTCTTGAACTGGGAGCAGATGATTATATTACAAAACCATTTTCCCTTAGAGAAGTAGTGGCAAGAATAAGAGCCATTCTTAGAAGAACAGGCTGTAAGGACAAAGAAAAAAGAAGCTATATAAAAGTAAAGGGAATTGAGATTTTCCCTGAAAAATTTGAGGTAAAAATTGAAGGAAAGGAAATACCCCTTACTTCAAAAGAGTTTAGACTTCTTATGCTTCTAATAAACAATAAAGGAAAGGTTTTATCACGGGAACAGATTTTATCCCAGATATGGAAAGATGAGCTTGATGTTTATGACAGGACAATAGATGTTCATATAAAAAAATTGAGGGATAAACTCTCCCCCTACAGTGATATTATTGAAACTGTAAGGGGAGTTGGATACAGATTGAAAGAAGATTAA
- a CDS encoding PIN domain-containing protein, with product MNINKVFVDANVIIDTFDKTRKENESATKAIRYLLQNRNIELFTSCDLITTVYYVLKKKYGKGALYDIKILLNVYSIISFSEYEVRESIYLMENDKNFKDLEDTIQYVIAKNEGCDLILTNDKDFYSPDIKVLTTEEFIKQFNIKQG from the coding sequence GTGAATATTAATAAGGTTTTTGTGGATGCTAATGTAATTATTGATACATTTGATAAAACCAGAAAAGAAAATGAGTCTGCCACCAAAGCCATAAGATATCTTTTACAGAATAGAAATATAGAATTATTTACCAGCTGCGATTTGATTACTACCGTTTACTATGTATTAAAAAAAAAGTACGGAAAAGGAGCATTATACGATATTAAAATTTTACTTAACGTTTATTCTATAATCTCCTTTTCTGAATATGAAGTTAGAGAAAGCATTTACTTGATGGAAAATGACAAAAACTTTAAGGATTTAGAAGACACAATTCAGTATGTAATAGCTAAAAATGAAGGATGCGATTTAATTCTGACAAATGATAAAGATTTTTACTCTCCTGATATAAAAGTCCTTACAACTGAGGAATTTATTAAGCAGTTCAACATAAAACAGGGCTGA
- the modA gene encoding molybdate ABC transporter substrate-binding protein produces MKNILFALLLLFYVSYGETLTIAAAANVQYALKEITQEFQKKYPAVRITKIISSSGKLTAQIVRGAPYDLLLSADMKYPEFLYKKGFAISKPVVYAKGTLVLWSMKDIPLENEIKSLLNPSIKKIAIPDPKTAPYGREAKKALEKSGIYPKVRYKLVYGESVGQATQYIYKGLVDVGFTAKSVVLSPQMKNKGRWIEIDNSLYSSIKQGIVILKHGEKNLYAQKFIEFLLSDTGKKILKKYGYQIDE; encoded by the coding sequence ATGAAAAATATACTTTTTGCGTTACTTTTGCTTTTTTATGTTTCTTACGGAGAAACACTTACTATAGCAGCAGCTGCCAATGTCCAGTATGCTTTAAAAGAGATTACACAGGAATTTCAGAAAAAATATCCAGCAGTAAGAATAACAAAAATTATATCTTCGTCAGGCAAATTAACAGCCCAGATTGTAAGAGGTGCTCCCTATGACCTGCTTTTATCGGCAGATATGAAATATCCTGAATTTTTATATAAAAAAGGTTTTGCTATTTCAAAGCCTGTTGTGTATGCCAAAGGGACCCTTGTTTTGTGGAGTATGAAAGATATTCCTCTTGAAAACGAAATAAAATCCCTTTTAAATCCCTCAATCAAAAAAATAGCCATTCCTGACCCAAAAACTGCTCCATACGGCAGAGAAGCTAAAAAAGCCCTTGAAAAATCAGGAATATACCCGAAAGTGAGATATAAACTTGTATATGGCGAAAGTGTTGGGCAGGCTACCCAGTATATATACAAGGGTCTTGTGGATGTTGGCTTTACAGCAAAATCAGTGGTTTTATCTCCCCAGATGAAAAATAAAGGCAGATGGATAGAAATTGATAACTCATTATACTCTTCTATAAAACAGGGAATTGTTATTCTGAAACATGGAGAAAAAAATCTTTATGCACAGAAATTTATTGAGTTTTTACTCTCAGACACAGGAAAAAAAATCTTGAAAAAGTATGGATACCAGATAGATGAATAA
- a CDS encoding TOBE domain-containing protein, which produces MNKILGKIVEISSSENISLIAVDTGSRVLHSLVVETPETAKYLKIGEKIYLIIKETEVALAREIQNCQTSFLNQINCIVEKIISGKVLSKIVLNCETCQLKAILPTEAIKQMKLKENENVVALIKANEITIMEADG; this is translated from the coding sequence ATGAATAAAATCTTAGGCAAAATAGTTGAGATAAGCAGCAGTGAGAATATATCGCTGATAGCAGTTGATACAGGAAGCAGAGTTTTACATTCTCTTGTTGTTGAAACACCTGAAACGGCAAAATATTTAAAAATCGGGGAAAAAATATATCTTATAATTAAAGAAACTGAAGTGGCTTTAGCAAGAGAGATACAAAACTGCCAGACATCTTTTTTAAATCAGATAAACTGCATTGTGGAAAAAATCATATCAGGAAAGGTTCTATCAAAAATAGTTTTAAATTGTGAAACCTGCCAGCTAAAAGCTATATTGCCTACAGAGGCAATAAAACAGATGAAGCTTAAAGAAAACGAAAATGTGGTAGCCTTAATAAAGGCAAACGAAATCACAATAATGGAAGCAGATGGATAG